From Stigmatopora nigra isolate UIUO_SnigA chromosome 17, RoL_Snig_1.1, whole genome shotgun sequence, a single genomic window includes:
- the brcc3 gene encoding lys-63-specific deubiquitinase: MAVTAVHLESDAFLVCMNHALSTEKEEVMGLCIGEIEVTRIVHIHSVIILRRSDKRKDRVEISPEQLSAASTEAERLADMTGKPMRVVGWYHSHPHITVWPSHVDVRTQAMYQMLDQGFVGLIFSCFIEDKNTKTGRVLYTCFQSAQVQKGSDYERVEIPIHVVPREAIGKVCLESAVELPRILCQEEQDTYRKIHSLAHLDPITKIHNGSVFTKNLCSQMSAVSGPLLQWLEDRLEQNKQSIVELQREKEMLTQELNAL, from the coding sequence ATGGCTGTCACTGCGGTTCACTTAGAGTCAGACGCCTTTTTGGTGTGTATGAACCACGCTTTAAGCACGGAGAAAGAAGAAGTGATGGGTTTGTGTATCGGAGAGATCGAAGTCACCCGCATCGTCCACATTCATTCCGTGATCATCCTCCGCCGCTCAGACAAGAGGAAAGACCGAGTGGAGATCTCCCCGGAACAACTGTCTGCCGCCTCCACCGAGGCCGAAAGGTTGGCGGACATGACGGGCAAGCCGATGAGGGTGGTGGGTTGGTACCACTCTCATCCGCACATCACTGTATGGCCTTCCCATGTTGATGTGCGGACTCAGGCTATGTACCAGATGCTGGATCAGGGCTTCGTGGGCCTCATCTTCTCCTGCTTCATCGAGGACAAGAATACCAAGACGGGCCGCGTCCTTTACACCTGCTTCCAGTCAGCCCAGGTCCAAAAGGGTTCCGATTACGAGCGTGTGGAGATCCCGATCCACGTAGTCCCACGTGAAGCCATTGGTAAAGTTTGCCTGGAGTCGGCTGTGGAGTTGCCACGAATTCTTTGCCAGGAGGAGCAGGATACATACCGCAAGATTCACAGCTTGGCCCACTTGGACCCGATTACCAAGATCCACAACGGATCAGTGTTCACTAAGAACTTGTGTAGTCAGATGTCGGCGGTAAGCGGTCCGTTGCTGCAGTGGTTGGAGGACCGTCTGGAGCAGAACAAGCAGAGCATCGTGGAGCTGCAACGGGAGAAAGAGATGCTGACCCAGGAACTCAATGCCCTCTAA